In Dromaius novaehollandiae isolate bDroNov1 chromosome 16, bDroNov1.hap1, whole genome shotgun sequence, one genomic interval encodes:
- the SDC4 gene encoding syndecan-4 isoform X3, with product MISKRQQHKPQPTVRETETMDARWFDYPASGDLPDDEDIGEFKPHFTSDGLDEYEASGSGDYVDSEDAMSPTTTDSPVIADNYIPGDTERKREGEKKNTMVDNEIIPDKALPVEENLSNKISMASTANSSIFERTEVLTALIAGGAVGLLFAVFLILLLVYRMKKKDEGSYDLGKKPIYKKAPTNEFYA from the exons GTGAGAGAAACTGAGACCATGGATGCCAGATGGTTCGACTACCCTGCCTCTGGAGACTTGCCAGATGATGAAGACATTGGCGAATTCAAGCCTCACTTCACTTCTGATGGGTTAGATGAATATGAGGCATCTGGTTCTGGAG actACGTAGACTCTGAAGATGCCATGTCTCCAACCACCACGGATAGTCCTGTG ATAGCTGACAACTATATCCCTGGAGAtactgagagaaagagagaaggtgAGAAGAAAAACACGATGGTGGACAATGAAATCATTCCAGATAAAGCCTTACCTGTTGAAGAGAACCTGTCCAACAAGATCTCCAtggcaagcacagccaacagcagcaTCTTTGAAAGAACAGAAGTGCTTACAG CTCTCATTGCAGGAGGGGCAGTGGGCCTCCTGTTTGCTGTCTTCCTGATCCTCCTCTTAGTCTATCGTATGAAGAAAAAGGACGAAGGCAGTTACGATCTTGGGAAGAAACCAATCTACAAGAAAGCCCCTACAAATGAATTCTATGCTTAA
- the SDC4 gene encoding syndecan-4 isoform X4 — protein sequence MPLPRAALLLGLLLAAAAAESVRETETMDARWFDYPASGDLPDDEDIGEFKPHFTSDGLDEYEASGSGDYVDSEDAMSPTTTDSPVIADNYIPGDTERKREGEKKNTMVDNEIIPDKALPVEENLSNKISMASTANSSIFERTEVLTALIAGGAVGLLFAVFLILLLVYRMKKKDEGSYDLGKKPIYKKAPTNEFYA from the exons atgccgctgccccgcgccgccctcctgctcGGCCTCctcctggccgccgccgccgccgagtcG GTGAGAGAAACTGAGACCATGGATGCCAGATGGTTCGACTACCCTGCCTCTGGAGACTTGCCAGATGATGAAGACATTGGCGAATTCAAGCCTCACTTCACTTCTGATGGGTTAGATGAATATGAGGCATCTGGTTCTGGAG actACGTAGACTCTGAAGATGCCATGTCTCCAACCACCACGGATAGTCCTGTG ATAGCTGACAACTATATCCCTGGAGAtactgagagaaagagagaaggtgAGAAGAAAAACACGATGGTGGACAATGAAATCATTCCAGATAAAGCCTTACCTGTTGAAGAGAACCTGTCCAACAAGATCTCCAtggcaagcacagccaacagcagcaTCTTTGAAAGAACAGAAGTGCTTACAG CTCTCATTGCAGGAGGGGCAGTGGGCCTCCTGTTTGCTGTCTTCCTGATCCTCCTCTTAGTCTATCGTATGAAGAAAAAGGACGAAGGCAGTTACGATCTTGGGAAGAAACCAATCTACAAGAAAGCCCCTACAAATGAATTCTATGCTTAA